A single window of Neisseria chenwenguii DNA harbors:
- a CDS encoding M16 family metallopeptidase, producing MLRKSLFPLLVCLTVPAWTQTLSETLPNGLKVIVKEDKRAPVAVSQLWYKVGSVDEQPGKTGLSHALEHMMFKGTPTVPSGEFSRRVAALGGQFNAYTNRSETVYYENIAAANLPEILKLEADRMQNLNFSDKEFTNEMSVIREERRQRTEDSAAGKMWEHIYLNSFTSAPLRASVIGYMNDLHTLKAEDLRAWYQRYYAPNNATLVIVGDVDAKRTLQTAARLFGSIPAKNQPPRNQINEAAERAPVSAETTSAVTRQPLIALSYRVPALRRTDDKMPYALDVLSDILAGNSSSRLDKNLVRGKQIALSAGAGYDILSREMPLFTLTAMPNNGVSSQTLLAQMRAEIKDIADNGISSEELKRVKNIAESSEIYARDSIVSQASLMGQLETRGFRYSDEAEIRRRLQKVSAEDVQEAAKLLTDSRSSVVVVKPAAAAAPAKK from the coding sequence ATGTTACGCAAATCCCTTTTCCCGCTGCTTGTTTGCCTGACCGTACCCGCTTGGACGCAGACGCTCTCGGAAACGCTGCCCAACGGTCTGAAAGTCATCGTGAAAGAAGACAAACGCGCGCCGGTGGCGGTTTCCCAGCTTTGGTACAAAGTCGGCAGCGTGGACGAACAGCCGGGAAAAACGGGGTTGAGCCATGCGCTCGAACACATGATGTTTAAAGGCACGCCTACCGTACCCTCGGGCGAATTCAGCCGCCGCGTTGCTGCGCTGGGCGGGCAGTTCAACGCCTACACTAACCGCAGCGAAACGGTTTATTACGAAAACATCGCCGCGGCGAACCTGCCCGAAATCCTCAAGCTCGAGGCTGACCGGATGCAGAACCTCAATTTCAGCGACAAAGAATTTACCAACGAAATGAGCGTTATCCGCGAAGAGCGACGCCAGCGCACCGAAGATTCCGCCGCCGGCAAAATGTGGGAACACATCTACCTCAACAGCTTCACTTCCGCGCCGCTGCGCGCTTCCGTCATCGGTTATATGAACGACCTGCACACGCTCAAAGCCGAGGATTTGCGCGCTTGGTACCAACGCTATTACGCGCCGAACAATGCGACTTTGGTCATCGTCGGCGATGTGGATGCCAAGCGCACGCTGCAAACCGCCGCACGGCTGTTCGGCAGTATTCCCGCCAAAAACCAGCCGCCGCGCAATCAGATCAACGAAGCGGCAGAACGCGCGCCCGTGAGCGCGGAAACCACTTCCGCAGTAACCCGCCAGCCACTGATTGCACTGTCGTACCGCGTGCCCGCGCTGCGGAGAACCGACGACAAAATGCCCTATGCGCTTGACGTGCTTTCCGACATTCTCGCCGGCAATTCTTCCAGCCGCCTCGACAAAAACCTCGTGCGCGGCAAACAAATCGCCTTGAGCGCGGGTGCGGGCTACGATATCCTCAGCCGCGAAATGCCGCTGTTTACCCTCACCGCCATGCCCAACAACGGCGTTTCCTCGCAAACCCTGCTCGCGCAAATGCGCGCCGAAATCAAAGACATCGCCGACAACGGCATCAGCAGCGAAGAGCTCAAGCGCGTGAAAAACATCGCCGAATCCTCCGAAATCTACGCCCGCGATTCCATCGTTTCCCAAGCCTCGCTGATGGGACAGCTGGAAACGCGCGGTTTCCGGTACAGCGACGAAGCCGAAATCCGCCGCCGTTTGCAGAAAGTCAGCGCGGAAGACGTGCAGGAAGCCGCCAAACTCCTGACCGACAGCCGCTCGAGCGTGGTCGTCGTCAAACCGGCGGCTGCGGCAGCACCGGCGAAAAAGTGA
- a CDS encoding ABC transporter permease, which yields MTGFYTLFKKEILRFWKVGLQTVAAPMLTALLYQLIFSHAVGRHIEALPDVSYNAFLIPGLAMMSLTQNAFANASSSLIQSRIAGNLVFILLPPLSNAAFFSAYIGASMVRGLMVGAGVVAVTAPFGLPMPFQPLWILVFAVLAAAIMGMFGLLAGIAAEKFDQLAMFQNFLIMPLTFLSGVFYSIHSLPPFWQGVSRFNPVFYMIDGFRYGFFGASDVPPLQSLAVVGGTTLVLAAAVWWILASGWKLRK from the coding sequence ATGACCGGTTTTTACACCCTGTTTAAAAAAGAAATCCTGCGCTTCTGGAAAGTCGGGCTGCAAACCGTCGCCGCGCCGATGCTGACTGCGCTGCTCTACCAACTGATTTTTTCCCACGCCGTCGGCCGCCACATCGAAGCGCTGCCCGACGTTTCCTACAACGCCTTTCTGATTCCCGGCTTGGCCATGATGAGCCTGACCCAAAACGCCTTTGCCAACGCATCCAGCAGCCTGATTCAGTCGCGGATTGCGGGCAACCTCGTGTTTATCCTGCTGCCGCCGCTGTCAAACGCCGCTTTTTTTTCCGCCTACATCGGTGCGTCTATGGTACGCGGGCTGATGGTCGGCGCTGGCGTGGTTGCCGTAACCGCGCCGTTCGGCCTGCCCATGCCGTTTCAGCCGCTGTGGATACTCGTTTTCGCCGTTTTGGCCGCGGCGATTATGGGTATGTTCGGCCTGCTGGCGGGTATTGCTGCGGAAAAATTCGACCAACTGGCGATGTTCCAAAACTTCCTTATCATGCCGCTGACTTTTCTCTCGGGTGTGTTTTATTCCATCCACAGCCTGCCGCCGTTTTGGCAGGGCGTCAGCCGCTTCAACCCCGTTTTTTATATGATCGACGGCTTCCGCTACGGCTTTTTCGGCGCAAGCGACGTGCCGCCGTTGCAATCGCTGGCCGTGGTCGGCGGCACCACGCTGGTGTTGGCCGCCGCCGTATGGTGGATTTTGGCTTCGGGCTGGAAACTGCGGAAGTGA
- the gnd gene encoding decarboxylating NADP(+)-dependent phosphogluconate dehydrogenase — translation MKGDIGVIGLAVMGQNLILNMNDHGFKVVAFNRTTSKVDDFLNGAAKGTGIIGAYSLQDLVDKLEKPRKIMMMVRAGSVVDEFIEQLVPLLDKGDIIIDGGNANYPDSTRRTHYLAEKGIRFIGAGVSGGEEGARRGPSIMPGGDESAWPEVKPIFQAIAAKTPQGEPCCDWVGRDGAGHFVKMVHNGIEYGDMQLICEAYQFMKDGLGLSYDEMHRIFSEWNKTELDSYLIEITADILGYKDSDGHPLVEKILDTAGQKGTGKWTGINALDLGIPLTLISESVFARCVSAFKDQRVEAGKLFGKTVSPVSGDKAEWVDALRQALLASKIISYAQGFMLIREAGESNDWALHYGNIALLWREGCIIRSAFLGNIRDAYEANPDLVFLGADPYFKGVLENCLSAWRKVVAKAIECGIPMPCMASAITFLDGYTTERLPANLLQAQRDYFGAHTYERTDKPRGEFFHTNWTGKGGDTASTTYDI, via the coding sequence ATGAAAGGCGACATCGGCGTAATCGGCCTGGCCGTCATGGGCCAAAACCTGATTCTCAATATGAACGACCACGGCTTCAAAGTTGTAGCGTTCAACCGCACCACTTCCAAAGTGGACGATTTCTTAAACGGCGCAGCCAAAGGCACCGGCATCATCGGCGCATATTCCCTGCAAGATTTGGTCGATAAGCTGGAAAAACCGCGTAAAATCATGATGATGGTACGCGCAGGCAGCGTCGTGGACGAATTTATCGAACAGCTTGTTCCCCTACTGGATAAAGGCGACATTATCATTGACGGCGGTAACGCCAACTATCCCGATTCCACCCGCCGCACCCATTATCTCGCCGAAAAAGGCATCCGCTTTATCGGCGCCGGCGTTTCCGGCGGCGAAGAAGGCGCACGCCGCGGCCCGTCCATCATGCCGGGCGGTGACGAAAGCGCGTGGCCGGAAGTCAAACCCATTTTCCAAGCCATTGCCGCCAAAACCCCGCAAGGCGAACCCTGTTGCGATTGGGTCGGCCGTGACGGCGCCGGCCACTTCGTCAAAATGGTGCACAACGGCATTGAATACGGCGATATGCAGCTCATCTGCGAAGCCTACCAATTCATGAAAGACGGCCTCGGCCTTTCCTACGACGAAATGCACCGCATCTTCAGTGAGTGGAACAAAACCGAGCTCGATTCCTATCTGATTGAAATCACAGCCGATATTCTCGGTTACAAAGATTCAGACGGTCACCCGCTGGTCGAAAAAATCCTCGATACCGCCGGCCAGAAAGGCACCGGCAAATGGACCGGCATCAACGCCCTTGATTTGGGCATTCCGCTGACCCTGATTTCCGAATCCGTGTTCGCCCGCTGCGTTTCCGCCTTTAAAGACCAGCGCGTCGAAGCCGGCAAACTGTTCGGCAAAACCGTCAGCCCCGTTTCCGGCGACAAAGCCGAATGGGTCGATGCCCTGCGCCAAGCCCTACTGGCCTCCAAAATCATCTCTTACGCACAAGGCTTCATGCTGATCCGCGAAGCCGGCGAAAGCAACGATTGGGCGCTCCACTACGGCAACATTGCCCTATTGTGGCGCGAAGGCTGCATCATCCGCAGCGCCTTCCTCGGCAACATCCGCGATGCCTACGAAGCCAATCCCGATTTGGTCTTCCTCGGTGCCGACCCCTACTTCAAAGGCGTATTGGAAAACTGCCTGTCCGCCTGGCGAAAAGTCGTTGCCAAAGCCATTGAATGCGGCATTCCCATGCCCTGCATGGCTTCCGCCATCACCTTCCTCGACGGCTACACCACCGAGCGCCTGCCTGCCAATTTGCTGCAAGCCCAACGCGACTACTTCGGTGCCCACACCTACGAGCGCACCGACAAACCGCGTGGCGAGTTTTTCCACACCAACTGGACAGGAAAAGGCGGCGACACCGCATCGACCACCTACGATATTTAA
- the ggt gene encoding gamma-glutamyltransferase produces the protein MKQKTLTISLLSALVLAACAQTEPPAERLSETKPVAAESHAPEQGTGLTEQKLVHAKNFMAASANPLATEAGYEVLKKGGSAIDAMIAIQTTLSLTEPQSSGLGGGAFLVYWDNKAKKLTTFDARETAPKAAKPELFLDASGKPLEFMNAVVGGRSVGVPGIPKLLEDIHKRYGKLPWATLFNKPISLAEQGFAVSPRMAKSIEQNQKYLQRYPQTAAYFLPNGKPLAAGTLLKNPEFARSVRLLAEKGSTPFYSGKPAQNIVNTVTGAADNPGKISMADFKNYRVIERTPVCAPYREFEICGMGAPSSGAIALGEIFGVLQQQDMKALGADNIQSWRWLGEASRIAFADRDRYVGDPAFVSVPAKSLISRAYLKPRSEEIRNTDKALPKVEAGVFGKKQAAGKAVELPSTSHIVVVDKAGNVVSMTTSIENAFGSTLMANGYLLNNELTDFSFKPADETGKPVANSVAGGKRPRSSMAPTIVMQNGRPYLAVGSPGGSRIIGYVAKTLVAHIDWDMDIQTAISLPNMLNRGSTYEIEQNTPAAAKAGALEQLGYKVQVRDLNSGVQGILIGKTGLQGGADPRREGKVMGD, from the coding sequence ATGAAACAGAAAACCCTGACAATCAGCCTGCTCTCGGCGCTGGTTTTGGCTGCCTGCGCGCAGACCGAACCGCCTGCCGAAAGGCTGTCTGAAACCAAGCCGGTGGCGGCGGAGAGTCATGCGCCCGAACAGGGAACGGGGCTGACCGAGCAGAAACTGGTACACGCCAAAAATTTTATGGCGGCGTCGGCCAATCCGCTGGCGACCGAAGCGGGTTATGAAGTGTTGAAAAAAGGCGGCAGTGCGATTGATGCGATGATTGCCATTCAGACGACCTTGAGCCTGACCGAGCCGCAGTCTTCCGGTTTGGGCGGCGGCGCGTTTTTGGTGTATTGGGACAATAAAGCGAAAAAACTGACCACGTTTGATGCGCGCGAAACCGCGCCGAAAGCGGCGAAACCCGAGCTGTTTTTAGATGCATCGGGCAAACCGCTGGAATTCATGAATGCCGTTGTCGGCGGGCGTTCGGTGGGTGTACCCGGCATTCCGAAACTTTTGGAAGACATACACAAACGTTACGGCAAACTGCCGTGGGCAACGCTGTTCAACAAACCCATATCGCTGGCCGAACAAGGCTTTGCCGTATCGCCGCGCATGGCCAAATCCATCGAGCAGAACCAGAAATATCTGCAACGCTATCCGCAAACCGCCGCCTATTTCCTGCCGAACGGCAAACCGCTGGCGGCGGGTACGTTGCTGAAAAACCCCGAGTTCGCCCGATCCGTACGTCTGTTGGCCGAAAAAGGCAGCACGCCGTTTTACAGCGGCAAACCCGCGCAGAATATAGTTAACACCGTTACCGGCGCGGCCGATAATCCCGGCAAGATCAGCATGGCCGATTTTAAAAACTACCGCGTTATCGAGCGCACACCTGTTTGCGCGCCCTACCGCGAGTTTGAAATCTGCGGTATGGGCGCGCCGAGTTCGGGCGCGATTGCCTTGGGTGAAATCTTCGGCGTGTTGCAGCAGCAGGACATGAAAGCGTTGGGTGCGGACAACATCCAAAGCTGGCGCTGGCTGGGCGAAGCCTCGCGCATCGCCTTTGCCGACCGCGACCGCTATGTCGGCGATCCGGCGTTTGTCAGCGTACCGGCCAAATCCTTGATCAGCCGCGCCTACCTGAAACCACGTTCCGAAGAAATCCGAAATACCGACAAAGCCTTACCAAAAGTCGAGGCCGGCGTGTTCGGCAAAAAACAGGCGGCGGGCAAAGCCGTCGAACTGCCTTCCACCAGCCACATCGTCGTCGTCGATAAAGCCGGCAACGTCGTTTCCATGACCACTTCCATCGAAAACGCCTTCGGTTCGACGCTGATGGCCAACGGCTATCTGCTCAACAATGAGCTGACCGACTTTTCATTCAAACCTGCCGACGAAACGGGCAAACCCGTCGCCAACAGCGTCGCCGGCGGCAAACGCCCGCGTTCGTCCATGGCGCCGACCATCGTCATGCAAAACGGCCGCCCCTATCTGGCCGTCGGCTCGCCCGGCGGCAGCCGCATCATCGGCTACGTCGCCAAAACGCTGGTGGCTCACATCGACTGGGACATGGACATTCAGACGGCCATTTCCCTGCCGAACATGCTCAACCGCGGCAGCACGTATGAAATCGAACAAAACACCCCTGCCGCCGCCAAAGCCGGCGCGCTCGAACAGCTCGGGTATAAAGTTCAGGTACGCGATTTGAACTCCGGCGTCCAAGGCATCCTCATCGGCAAAACCGGTCTGCAAGGCGGCGCCGACCCGCGCCGCGAAGGGAAAGTGATGGGGGATTGA
- the lpxC gene encoding UDP-3-O-acyl-N-acetylglucosamine deacetylase — protein MLQRTLAKPISVTGVGLHSGERVALTLHPAPENSGISFRRTDLSGDQGGIIKLTPYLINDTRLSSTVVTEKGVRVGTIEHIMSALSAYGIDNALIELNAPEIPIMDGSSLPFIYLLQDAGVIDQSAQKRFLRILKTVEVKESGKWVRFTPYNGFKVTLTIEFDHPVFNRSNPTFEIDFAGKSYVDEIARARTFGFMQEVEMMRAHNLGLGGNLNNAIVIDDTDVLNPEGLRYPDEFVRHKILDAIGDLYIVGHPIIGTFEGYKSGHAINNALLRAVLADGTAYEWVEFADEKDLPAAFHELPSAA, from the coding sequence ATGCTGCAACGGACTTTAGCAAAACCTATCAGCGTTACCGGCGTCGGCCTGCATTCGGGCGAACGCGTCGCGCTGACTCTGCACCCCGCGCCGGAAAACAGCGGCATTTCGTTCCGCCGCACCGATTTGAGCGGCGATCAGGGCGGAATCATCAAGCTTACGCCTTATCTGATCAACGACACCCGCCTTTCGTCCACTGTCGTTACCGAAAAAGGCGTGCGCGTCGGCACCATCGAACACATCATGTCCGCGCTGTCCGCCTACGGCATCGACAACGCGCTTATCGAGCTCAACGCTCCCGAAATCCCGATTATGGACGGCTCCAGCCTGCCGTTTATCTACCTTTTGCAAGATGCGGGTGTCATCGACCAAAGCGCGCAAAAGCGGTTTTTGCGCATTTTGAAAACCGTCGAAGTGAAAGAAAGCGGCAAATGGGTGCGCTTCACGCCTTACAACGGCTTCAAAGTGACTCTGACCATCGAATTCGACCACCCCGTGTTCAACCGCAGCAATCCTACTTTTGAAATCGACTTCGCCGGCAAATCCTACGTTGACGAAATCGCCCGCGCCCGCACTTTCGGCTTTATGCAGGAAGTAGAAATGATGCGCGCCCACAACCTCGGGCTGGGCGGCAACCTCAACAACGCCATCGTGATTGATGACACCGACGTGCTCAACCCCGAAGGGCTGCGCTATCCCGACGAATTTGTGCGCCACAAAATCCTCGACGCCATCGGCGATTTGTATATCGTCGGCCACCCGATTATCGGCACATTCGAAGGCTACAAATCCGGCCACGCAATCAACAACGCGCTCTTGCGCGCGGTGTTGGCCGACGGCACGGCTTACGAATGGGTGGAATTTGCCGACGAAAAAGACCTGCCCGCCGCGTTTCACGAACTGCCCAGCGCGGCTTGA
- the gap gene encoding type I glyceraldehyde-3-phosphate dehydrogenase, with product MSIKVAINGFGRIGRLALRQIIKTEGIEVVAVNDLTPADMLVHLFKYDTTQGRFQGTAELKDDAIVVNGKEIKVFANPNPEELPWGKLGVDVVLECTGFFTSNEKCQAHIRAGARKVVISAPGGNDVKTVVFGVNENVLDGSETVISAASCTTNCLAPMAAVLQKEFGIVEGLMTTIHAYTGDQNTLDAPHRKGDKRRARAAAQNIVPNSTGAAKAIGLVIPELQGKLDGSAQRVPVATGSLTELVTVLEKNVTKEEINAAMKAAATASYGYTEEELVSSDVIGMEFGSLFDATQTRVMTVGGKQLVKTVAWYDNEMSYTCQLVRTLEYFAAKI from the coding sequence ATGAGCATCAAAGTCGCCATCAACGGCTTCGGCCGCATCGGCCGTTTGGCATTGCGCCAAATCATCAAAACAGAAGGCATCGAAGTTGTTGCCGTCAACGACCTGACCCCTGCCGATATGCTGGTACACCTGTTTAAATACGACACGACACAAGGCCGTTTCCAAGGTACGGCCGAATTGAAAGACGACGCGATTGTCGTTAACGGCAAAGAAATCAAAGTATTTGCCAACCCCAATCCCGAAGAATTGCCGTGGGGAAAATTGGGCGTGGATGTCGTCTTGGAATGTACCGGCTTTTTCACCAGCAACGAAAAATGCCAAGCACATATCCGCGCCGGCGCGCGCAAAGTCGTGATTTCCGCACCCGGCGGCAATGACGTGAAAACCGTCGTATTCGGCGTAAACGAAAACGTTTTGGACGGCTCTGAAACCGTCATTTCCGCCGCCTCCTGCACCACCAACTGTCTCGCCCCGATGGCCGCCGTTTTGCAGAAAGAATTCGGTATCGTCGAAGGCCTGATGACCACCATCCATGCCTACACCGGCGATCAAAACACCCTCGACGCGCCGCACCGCAAAGGCGACAAACGCCGTGCCCGCGCCGCCGCGCAAAACATCGTGCCGAACAGTACAGGCGCCGCCAAAGCCATCGGCCTTGTGATTCCCGAATTGCAGGGCAAACTCGACGGCTCCGCCCAACGCGTTCCCGTTGCTACCGGCTCGCTGACCGAACTGGTAACCGTGTTGGAAAAAAACGTTACCAAAGAAGAAATCAACGCCGCCATGAAAGCCGCCGCAACCGCATCTTACGGCTATACCGAAGAAGAGCTGGTTTCTTCCGACGTCATCGGCATGGAATTCGGCTCGCTGTTTGACGCCACCCAAACCCGCGTCATGACCGTCGGCGGCAAACAACTCGTCAAAACCGTGGCCTGGTACGACAACGAAATGTCTTACACCTGCCAGCTTGTGCGCACGCTGGAGTATTTTGCCGCTAAGATTTAA
- a CDS encoding restriction endonuclease translates to MNDFKEEILTIIQNLKEKGSYQANSYLTEQETAAEEAFKQELLESLANGNTRLAAGGNGLEQLIKELVEIEGYTKVRIEAKNQSSDISDIDISAEKNDRFNNSRLLIQAKHHRGQTSSHGLRQLITHETDDDESNVQKWLMTTGSLSSESKKLAEEHNIRVMEGKDLVEWISESLEHLSPATKQKLGIIEVPKIVKLK, encoded by the coding sequence TTGAACGATTTTAAAGAAGAAATTTTAACCATTATCCAGAATTTGAAAGAAAAGGGCAGCTATCAGGCAAACAGTTATCTGACCGAGCAGGAAACTGCGGCAGAAGAAGCGTTTAAACAAGAATTGCTGGAATCCCTTGCCAATGGCAATACTCGGCTTGCTGCTGGCGGTAACGGTTTGGAGCAGTTGATAAAAGAATTGGTTGAAATCGAAGGCTATACGAAAGTCAGAATCGAAGCTAAAAACCAGTCTTCCGATATTTCCGATATTGACATCAGCGCAGAGAAAAACGACCGTTTCAACAACTCGCGCCTGCTGATACAGGCCAAGCACCACAGAGGCCAAACCAGCAGCCACGGTTTACGGCAACTGATTACCCACGAAACGGATGATGATGAATCCAACGTCCAAAAATGGTTGATGACGACGGGTAGTTTGAGCAGCGAATCAAAAAAATTGGCCGAAGAGCACAATATCCGTGTGATGGAAGGAAAGGATTTGGTGGAATGGATTAGCGAAAGCCTTGAGCATTTGAGCCCGGCTACCAAGCAGAAACTGGGAATTATCGAAGTGCCGAAAATCGTAAAATTGAAATAA
- a CDS encoding helix-turn-helix domain-containing protein, translated as MAEQLQMSTNGYAKIERGEVGLQLDKLEQIAEVFGMEVVDLLSLDKKMVYLNIENSTNSSNYYSSQDQLVFEIEKLKQQVGYLQAMLGEKNGFIDQ; from the coding sequence ATGGCAGAGCAGTTGCAGATGTCGACCAACGGCTATGCGAAAATCGAGCGTGGGGAAGTGGGTTTGCAGCTGGATAAGCTGGAGCAGATTGCGGAAGTGTTTGGGATGGAGGTGGTGGATTTGCTGTCGCTAGATAAGAAAATGGTTTATTTGAATATCGAAAACAGCACCAATTCGTCAAACTATTATTCGTCGCAAGATCAGCTTGTTTTTGAAATCGAAAAATTAAAACAGCAGGTGGGTTATTTGCAGGCGATGTTGGGTGAGAAAAACGGTTTTATCGACCAGTAG
- the tsaA gene encoding tRNA (N6-threonylcarbamoyladenosine(37)-N6)-methyltransferase TrmO, which translates to MPHTIRPIATAHSPYKQKFGIARQPGLVPAAEVCIELNREFTADSVRGLADFDYVWISFIFHDAIEEGWAQMVRPPRLGGRRKMGIFATRSPHRPNHLGLSLLKLERIESGKTVKLYCSGADLLDGTPVIDIKPYIPFVEAKPDARAGFVSGKPDELHIIWADNTGAGLSAGERDLIGQSIAQDPRPAYQDIPERVYVMNVSDYEVKFQIQDNTAKIIAVGRAGQGLP; encoded by the coding sequence ATGCCGCATACCATCCGCCCCATCGCCACCGCCCATTCCCCCTACAAACAAAAATTCGGCATCGCCCGACAGCCAGGCCTCGTTCCCGCAGCAGAAGTCTGCATCGAACTCAACCGTGAATTTACCGCCGACAGCGTGCGCGGTTTGGCCGATTTCGATTATGTCTGGATCAGCTTTATTTTCCACGACGCAATCGAAGAAGGTTGGGCGCAAATGGTACGCCCGCCGCGCTTGGGCGGACGGCGGAAAATGGGCATCTTCGCCACCCGCAGTCCCCACCGCCCCAACCACCTCGGCCTGTCGCTGCTGAAACTCGAGCGCATTGAAAGCGGCAAAACCGTCAAACTCTATTGCAGCGGCGCCGACCTGCTTGACGGCACGCCCGTTATCGACATCAAACCCTACATCCCCTTTGTTGAAGCCAAACCCGACGCCCGCGCAGGATTCGTCAGCGGCAAACCCGACGAACTCCATATCATATGGGCAGACAACACCGGCGCAGGCTTATCCGCAGGCGAGCGCGACCTCATCGGGCAAAGCATCGCCCAAGACCCCCGCCCCGCCTACCAAGACATCCCCGAGCGCGTATATGTGATGAATGTTTCGGATTATGAAGTGAAATTTCAAATCCAAGACAACACCGCCAAGATTATTGCCGTTGGACGCGCGGGACAAGGTTTACCGTAA
- the waaC gene encoding lipopolysaccharide heptosyltransferase I — protein MKVLLVRLSSMGDLIHTLPAVNDLAQMCPGVELHWLCEAGFADIARLHPFVKKVHTMAWRQWRKKLGQKETWQSIGRLKTDLQNERYDFVLDSQGLLKSVLFAKFTASPIKGLDKQSAREPLAAWFYRQAFAVEKGRNAVWRNRKLFAQVFGYEMPGRQTFGLAVPESGRLNDLKMPFYAALHATSRDSKLWPVDHWIVLLRRLHEAENCFVYLPWGNEPEKLRAEKIAENLPFAKVCDKMNLLQAAYLLDNACGVIGVDTGLLHLANALDKPVVGIFTDTDPAKTGVQVSDWAKNLGGIAQIPTVEEVYEILKECVAAKRNG, from the coding sequence GTGAAAGTTTTGTTGGTCAGGTTGTCGAGCATGGGGGATCTAATCCATACGCTGCCGGCGGTAAACGATTTGGCGCAGATGTGTCCGGGAGTCGAGCTGCATTGGCTTTGCGAGGCAGGGTTTGCCGATATTGCGCGGCTGCATCCGTTTGTGAAAAAAGTGCATACGATGGCTTGGCGGCAATGGCGCAAGAAGTTGGGTCAAAAGGAAACTTGGCAGTCCATAGGCCGTCTGAAAACGGATTTGCAAAACGAGCGTTATGATTTTGTTTTAGACAGTCAGGGTTTGCTTAAAAGCGTGTTGTTTGCCAAATTTACGGCCTCACCCATCAAAGGCTTGGATAAACAAAGCGCGCGCGAGCCGTTGGCGGCTTGGTTTTACAGGCAGGCTTTTGCGGTTGAAAAAGGCCGGAATGCGGTTTGGCGGAATCGGAAATTGTTTGCCCAAGTTTTCGGCTATGAAATGCCCGGGCGGCAGACTTTTGGTTTGGCGGTGCCTGAATCAGGCCGTCTGAACGACTTGAAAATGCCGTTTTACGCGGCTTTGCACGCGACCAGCCGCGACAGCAAACTTTGGCCTGTGGATCATTGGATCGTTTTGCTGCGGCGTTTGCATGAAGCGGAAAACTGTTTTGTTTATCTGCCGTGGGGCAATGAACCCGAAAAACTGCGGGCGGAAAAAATTGCCGAAAACCTGCCGTTTGCCAAAGTATGCGACAAGATGAATCTGCTTCAGGCGGCTTATTTGTTGGATAACGCGTGCGGTGTTATCGGTGTGGATACAGGTTTGCTGCATTTGGCCAATGCGCTGGATAAACCTGTGGTCGGGATTTTTACCGATACCGATCCTGCAAAAACGGGTGTTCAGGTTTCTGATTGGGCAAAAAATCTAGGCGGTATCGCGCAGATTCCAACGGTAGAAGAAGTGTATGAAATTTTAAAAGAATGCGTTGCCGCTAAACGGAACGGGTGA
- a CDS encoding electron transfer flavoprotein subunit beta/FixA family protein, whose protein sequence is MKALVAVKRVVDYNVKVRVKADGSDVDIGNVKMSMNPFDEVAVEEAVRLKEAGKVSEIVAVSLGGKKCEETLRTALAMGADRAVHVETEEKLEPLAVAKLLKAVAEKENPQILLLGKQAIDDDANQTAQMLAALLTASQGTFASKVSLENDEVVVTREIDGGEETVALKLPAVLSADLRLNEPRFVKLPNIMAAKKKPLDKVVPADFGVDITPRVHVVKVAEPQARQAGVKVADVAELVEKLKNEAKVI, encoded by the coding sequence ATGAAAGCATTGGTCGCAGTGAAGCGCGTGGTGGACTACAACGTCAAAGTCCGTGTTAAGGCCGACGGTTCGGATGTGGACATCGGTAATGTGAAAATGTCGATGAACCCGTTTGACGAAGTTGCGGTTGAAGAAGCGGTGCGCTTGAAAGAAGCCGGAAAAGTCAGCGAAATTGTGGCTGTGTCGCTGGGCGGAAAAAAATGTGAAGAGACGCTGCGCACGGCTTTGGCGATGGGCGCCGACCGCGCGGTTCATGTGGAAACCGAAGAAAAATTAGAGCCGCTGGCTGTGGCCAAATTGTTGAAAGCGGTAGCGGAAAAAGAGAATCCGCAAATTCTGCTTCTGGGTAAGCAGGCGATTGACGATGATGCGAACCAAACGGCGCAAATGTTGGCTGCGTTGCTGACCGCGTCGCAAGGGACGTTTGCTTCCAAAGTGAGTTTGGAAAACGACGAAGTGGTCGTGACCCGCGAAATCGACGGCGGCGAAGAAACGGTGGCATTGAAACTGCCGGCCGTATTGAGCGCGGATTTACGCCTTAACGAACCGCGTTTCGTCAAATTGCCGAACATTATGGCGGCAAAGAAAAAACCTTTGGATAAAGTAGTGCCTGCCGATTTCGGCGTGGATATTACGCCGCGCGTCCATGTGGTAAAAGTTGCCGAGCCGCAGGCGCGTCAGGCGGGTGTGAAAGTGGCAGATGTCGCCGAATTGGTTGAAAAACTGAAAAACGAAGCCAAAGTAATCTGA